One genomic window of Plasmodium coatneyi strain Hackeri chromosome 12, complete sequence includes the following:
- a CDS encoding G-beta repeat protein: MNAQNKPQIIEHINHPLDDTVYDVKWVHDKSDILAVGEKLNKKGYINVYNLNKGKFTCISNHETDTGIKSISPFFSYSGGYTIACGTFDGKILLYDINRMSTPYYTIHKHTKLINKVECKNYKNNNLVVSASRDGSVKIFDIRTDNEVVSLEPPKDSAYIPDCWCVATGNNYIQVKSPSGGGEENLNLCAGYDNGDIKFFDLKMMTVEHEVNVNNGVCAVSYDRKDTKKNKLICSTLEGNIYIFNMDVYSEDLGYAYSKDQIVSGTCWGTPFLPQNRDIFASLGGDGNLVLYKYANPEKNYIFDETKGCKRGVVGELEKLNSLKVSTQPIISFDWNINKLGLCAFASLDQTIRVYIITKLNLC; this comes from the exons ATGAATGCTCAAAATAAACCTCAAATCATTGAACACATAAACCACCCCCTCGATGACACCGTCTACGATGTGAAATGGGTACACGACAAGTCCGACATTCTCGCTGTCGGGGAAAAactaaataaaaaggggtacataaatgtgtataatcTGAACAAGGGAAAGTTCACCTGCATTTCTAACCACGAAACGGACACAGGGATAAAGAGCATTAGCCCCTTTTTCTCCTACTCCGGGGGGTACACCATTGCCTGCG GTACGTTCGACGGAAAAATACTTCTTTACGATATTAATCGAATGTCCACCCCGTACTACACCATACATAAGCACACAAAACTCATAAACAAAGTAGAGTGTAAAAACTACAAAAACAATAATTTAGTTGTCAGTGCGAGTAGGGATGGGTCTGTCAAAATATTCGACATAAGAACGGATAATGAA GTTGTTAGTTTAGAACCACCCAAAGACTCGGCTTACATCCCCGACTGTTGGTGTGTCGCTACAG GAAACAACTACATACAAGTAAAATCTCCCTCTGGAGGAGGCGAAGAAAATCTGAATTTATGTGCAGGATATGACAATGGGGACATCAAATTTTTCGACTTAAAAATGATGACAGTGGAACATGAA GTCAACGTCAATAATGGCGTTTGCGCAGTGAGCTACGACAGGAAAGacacaaaaaagaacaagttaATTTGCTCCACCTTGGAGGGAAATATTTACATCTTCAACATGGATGTGTACAGCGAAGATTTGGGATATGCCTACAGCAAGGACCAGATTGTTTCAG GAACATGTTGGGGAACCCCCTTTCTGCCGCAAAATCGGgacatttttgcttccttgGGAGGTGACGGAAAT CTTGTCCTATACAAATATGCGAACCCtgagaaaaattacatcTTCGACGAAACCAAGGGGTGCAAAAGGGGCGTTGTGGGCGAActcgaaaaattaaattcccTCAAAGTGTCCACTCAACCCATAATTTCTTTCGACTGGAACATCAACAAGTTGGGACTCTGCGCCTTCGCGTCGTTGGATCAAACAATTAGGGTTTACATAATAACGAAGCTAAATTTGTGTTAA
- a CDS encoding Nucleoside transporter 1, with product MSISKESSNTMIDIERKAGEGKDGDSGSKLTKNEKFLFPLTFILIGLSSLNVWNTALGLNINFKYNTFQITGLVCSSIIALFIKVPKMLLPFALGGLAILCAGFQIAHQFFTFEQFDTYCLIAFIIIGIMAGLAQTIAFSVGTTMKENMGGYMSAGIGISGVFIFIINLILDQIVPETKKYGVNKAKLLYLFIICELCLVLAIIFSVCNLELSSSKESKEEEYNDKEQGLSYWELIKDSYKAILAMFLVNWLSLQLFPGVGHKKWQQSHNISDYNVTLIVGMFQVFDFVSRYPPNLSHMKIFKCFSFSLNKLLVLNFLRLLFIPWFIMNAACDLSIFTNIVQQCICMAMLAFTNGWFNTVPFLVFVQELKKAKKKKDIETISTFLVVAMFVGLFMGIWTTYIYDYFPIVIKRPVVP from the coding sequence ATGAGTATAAGCAAAGAGTCATCCAATACCATGATCGACATAGAGAGAAAGGccggggaagggaaagacgGTGATAGTGGATCCAAATTGACCAAGAATgaaaagttcctttttccattaacGTTTATTCTAATTGGTCTCAGTTCGTTAAATGTATGGAACACAGCTTTGGGcttaaatataaattttaaatacaACACATTTCAAATCACCGGTTTAGTATGTTCGTCCATTATAGCGCTCTTCATCAAGGTGCCGAAGATGTTATTGCCGTTTGCCTTAGGAGGGCTAGCCATATTATGTGCAGGGTTCCAAATAGCTCAccaattttttaccttcgAGCAGTTTGATACGTATTGCCTAATAGCCTTCATAATTATAGGAATAATGGCAGGACTGGCCCAAACCATTGCATTTAGCGTTGGGACAACGATGAAAGAAAATATGGGTGGGTACATGTCAGCAGGAATTGGTATTTCAGGAGTgttcatatttataataaatttgaTACTAGATCAGATTGTACCTGAAACGAAGAAGTATGGCGTAAATAAAGCCAAATTGCTGTACCTGTTTATTATTTGTGAACTTTGCCTAGTGTTGGCCATCATATTTAGTGTATGTAACTTGGAGCTATCCTCCAGTAAAGAAtccaaagaggaagaatacaACGACAAGGAACAAGGACTCTCCTACTGGGAACTAATTAAAGACAGTTACAAAGCTATTTTAGCCATGTTTCTGGTAAATTGGCTTTCTCTACAATTATTTCCAGGGGTAGGACACAAGAAATGGCAACAAAGTCACAACATCTCAGATTACAATGTTACGTTAATTGTGGGAATGTTTCAGGTTTTCGATTTTGTGAGTAGATACCCTCCAAATTTGAGTCatatgaaaattttcaaatgcTTCAGCTTTTCCCTTAACAAGTTACTCGTCCTGAACTTCCTTCGTCTTCTCTTTATTCCTTGGTTTATTATGAACGCTGCTTGTGACCTCTCCATCTTTACCAACATTGTTCAGCAGTGCATTTGTATGGCCATGCTTGCCTTCACCAATGGATGGTTCAATAcagtcccctttttggtCTTCGTCCAGGAGCTTAAAAAGgccaagaagaagaaagacaTTGAAACCATTTCAACCTTCCTCGTTGTTGCTATGTTTGTTGGTTTGTTTATGGGAATCTGGACCACCTACATTTATGACTACTTCCCCATTGTTATCAAGAGACCCGTTGTACCTTAA
- a CDS encoding DNA topoisomerase: MAPINVLNVAEKPSVASAIANILSRGKMEKKKSCSKYNPVFTFNYQREHETWSMYVTSVTGHLTEQKFDDKYRNWVNTDPQVLFDAEITIYVENDKKTIENNLKRYSKFCNVLILWLDCDREGEHICFEVINTCFVMNRDIRIKRAQFSAVTERDIIHAINNLKYPNRNLAHSVDVRREIDLRMGSIFTRFLTIRYVHLIQTRTSIISYGPCQFPTLGFVVNRYMDIKNFVNEYYWSIKMQYLCEGGEGKSGDESEGSTSLGGKRKWKKKKKKKGKKEGTNQNTIADFMWSRLRLYDHLAVVLIYEELLKNPLCRITNIYQNEVKKYRPLPLNTLQMTKLVSKHFHISSKQCMNIAEKLYNKGFISYPRTETNFFPSSMNLRSIVSELKKNKVFGSYANKLCQGNNFKEPRKGKLNDKAHPPIHPVKNMHKTDGVEEKEWIIYEFICRHFLAVCSEDAIGFNSKVVATIGREEFFCKGLKIVKKNYLEIYIYEKWNDKIIPPFEVNQEFHPYSLLVEEGITQPPKYLSESDLLSLMDKYGIGTDATMHEHIENIQKRNYVFKNSKNLFIPTNLGIALVLSYKKFKDIGIDLTDPSLRAKMEKDMTLVASGTKDKDETIRNYIDIMKYIYQEMFNRIDLLDEQIKYYLHSAAGVGHC; encoded by the coding sequence ATGGCTCCAATAAATGTCTTGAACGTCGCAGAGAAGCCATCGGTTGCGTCTGCAATCGCTAACATTTTGAGCagggggaaaatggaaaaaaaaaaaagttgcagcAAATATAATCCAGTGTTTACCTTCAACTACCAGAGGGAGCACGAAACATGGTCTATGTATGTGACCTCCGTGACTGGGCATTTAACGGAGCAGAAGTTTGATGACAAATATCGAAACTGGGTAAACACAGACCCACAGGTCCTGTTCGACGCAGAAATTACTATTTACGTTGAAAATGATAAGAAGACaatagaaaataatttaaaaagataTTCTAAGTTTTGCAACGTGTTAATTTTATGGCTGGATTGTGATAGAGAAGGAGAGCATATCTGCTTTGAAGTGATAAACACGTGTTTTGTTATGAACAGAGATATAAGAATTAAGCGGGCACAATTTTCAGCTGTAACAGAGAGGGACATTATTCATGCCATTAACAATTTGAAATACCCCAATAGGAATTTAGCTCACAGTGTAGATGTACGCAGAGAAATTGATCTAAGGATGGGTTCTATTTTTACTAGGTTCCTCACCATTAGGTATGTCCACTTAATTCAGACACGGACAAGCATTATTAGTTATGGCCCCTGCCAGTTCCCCACTCTGGGATTTGTCGTAAATAGATATatggacataaaaaatttcgtAAATGAGTACTACTGGTCGATCAAGATGCAGTACTTGtgcgaagggggggaaggcaaATCAGGTGATGAATCAGAAGGGAGTACCTCATTGggtgggaaaagaaaatggaagaagaaaaaaaaaaaaaagggaaaaaaggaaggcacGAATCAAAACACGATCGCCGATTTTATGTGGTCCAGGTTGAGGTTGTATGATCACCTGGCTGTGGTGCTAATTTATGAGGAGCTGCTAAAGAACCCTCTATGCAGgataacaaatatataccaGAACGAAGTGAAGAAGTACCGCCCCCTTCCACTGAACACCCTCCAAATGACCAAGTTGGTGTCCAAGCATTTTCATATATCCTCCAAGCAGTGCATGAATATTGCGGAAAAGTTGTATAATAAAGGGTTCATTAGCTACCCCAGGACAGAAACGAATTTCTTCCCCAGCAGTATGAATTTACGAAGCATTGTATCggagctgaaaaaaaataaggttTTCGGATCCTATGCCAATAAATTATGTCAagggaacaattttaaagaGCCCAGAAAAGGGAAGCTAAATGATAAAGCACACCCACCTATACATCCtgttaaaaatatgcacaagACAGATGGGGTAGAAGAGAAAGAATGGATCATTTATGAATTTATCTGTAGACATTTCTTAGCTGTATGTAGTGAGGATGCAATTGGATTTAACAGCAAAGTGGTTGCCACGATTGGGAGGGAGGAATTCTTTTGTAAAGgattaaaaattgtaaaaaaaaattacctagaaatttatatatacgaaaaatggaatgatAAAATTATTCCGCCTTTTGAAGTGAACCAAGAGTTCCATCCGTATAGCTTGTTAGTGGAGGAAGGAATCACACAGCCTCCGAAATACCTGTCCGAATCTGACTTACTGTCCCTCATGGATAAGTACGGAATAGGGACAGATGCGACTATGCATGAACATATAGAAAATATCCAGAAAAGAAATTACGTCTTTAAGAAtagtaaaaatttgttcattccgACCAACTTGGGGATCGCTCTTGTGTTGTCGTATAAGAAATTTAAGGACATCGGGATTGACCTGACGGATCCTTCGCTTcgtgcaaaaatggaaaaggataTGACTTTAGTTGCGTCTGGTACCAAGGATAAGGACGAAACGATACGCAACTACATAGACATAATGAAGTATATTTATCAGGAGATGTTCAACCGGATAGATCTCCTCGACGAGCAGATTAAGTATTACTTACATAGTGCCGCAGGAGTGGGGCACTgctaa